The genomic segment TGCTGCTGGATTTTCTCAGCGAGCGTTTCGCGCAGGTGTCGGACGAACTGGAAAGCCTGCTGGGCTTGCCGCCGGAGCGGCCGCGCGCTGCCGCAGCGGAGAAAACCGCATCCCGTGAAGGGCTATAATGTTGCGTTACGCTGCAAACGTGTAGAGCCTGCAAACCGCGACTACGCGCAGGTTCCAAAGCAGGCCCGGGCGGCCCAAAGCACCGCCCCTACGTTTCGCCCCCCTTTACCTTTTACCGACGCCCCCAGGTTAACCACTGCGACCGGCGAAATTCGATGACCAAGAAAGTTTATGTAAAGACCTTTGGCTGCCAGATGAACGAGTACGACTCCGACAAGATGGTCGACGTACTCGGCGCGGCGGAAGGCCTCGTGAAGACCGACACGCCCGAAGATGCGGACGTGATCCTGTTCAACACCTGCTCGGTGCGTGAAAAAGCGCAGGAAAAAGTCTTCTCCGACCTCGGCCGGGTGCGTGAGCTGAAGGAAGCGAATCCCAATCTGATCATCGGCGTGGGCGGCTGCGTGGCGAGCCAGGAAGGTGCTGCGATCGTCGCGCGCGCGCCCTATGTGGATCTGGTGTTCGGTCCGCAAACGCTGCACCGTCTGCCGCAAATGATCGACCAGCGCCGCGAAAGCGGCCGCGCCCAGGTCGACATCTCGTTCCCGGAAATCGAAAAGTTCGACCACCTGCCGCCGGCGCGCGTCGACGGTCCGAGCGCGTTCGTATCGATCATGGAAGGTTGCAGCAAGTACTGCAGCTACTGCGTCGTGCCGTACACGCGCGGTGAAGAAGTGTCGCGTCCGCTGGACGACGTGCTGACCGAAATCGCCGGTCTCGCCGACCAGGGCGTGCGCGAAGTCACCCTGCTCGGCCAGAACGTGAACGCGTACCGCGCCGGCCTGACGCTCGGCTCGTCGGACATCGCCGACTTCGCGACGCTGATCGAATACGTCGCCGATATTCCCGGCATCGAGCGGATTCGCTACACCACGTCGCATCCGAAAGAATTCACGCAACGCCTGATCGACACCTACGCAAAGGTGCCGAAGCTGGTCAGCCATCTGCATCTGCCGGTTCAGCACGGCTCCGACCGTATCCTGATGGCGATGAAGCGCGGCTACACGGTGCTCGAGTACAAGTCGGTGATCCGCAAGCTGCGTGCTATTCGTCCTGACCTGTCGCTGTCCACGGACATGATCGTCGGCTTCCCCGGCGAGACCGAAGAAGACTTCGACAAGATGATGTCGCTGATTCACGAGATGAGCTACGACACCAGCTTCTCGTTCATCTACAGCCCGCGTCCCGGCACGCCGGCTGCGAATCTGCACGACGACACGCCGCACGAGGTGAAACTCAAACGTCTGCACCACTTGCAGGCGACGATCGAAGAAAACGTGCAGCGCATCAGCGAGTCGATGGTCGGCAAGATCGAGCGCATTCTGGTCGAGCGCCCGGCGCGCAAAGACCCGAACGAACTCGCGGGCCGCACCGAAAACAATCGCGTGGTGAATTTCCCGGCGCCGGTGGCGTCGCACGCGCGGCTGATCGGCCAGATGGTCGACGTGAAAATCGTCCATGCGTACCCACATTCGCTGCGTGGCGAACTCGTGCTGGTGCATGACGACGCGCCCGCCACGACGCACTGAATGCAGCACTAAGCGACACATCCCAACCGCGTATCGAAACCGACAGGATCGAACCTCCGCCTTGAAGACCGCTCAGCAGCATCTGGAATTCACCGCACCGCGCGAAGACAACGCGCGGCTCGCCAACCTCTGCGGACCGCTCGACGAAAATCTGCGGCAGATCGAGCAGGCGCTCGACGTGACGCTGCAACGCAGGGCTCACCGCATCACGATCCGCGGGCGCGGCGCGAAACTCGCGCTCACCGCGCTCGAGAACTTCTACAACAACGCGCGCGAACCGCTGTCGGTCGACGACATCCAGCTTGCGCTGGTTGAGGTGCGTCATCCGGCGCGGCATCGTCCGAACGGCACCCATGGCGACGAAGCCGGCGATCCGCGTTTCGCGGGCAATCCGGACCATCCGTTCGACCAGCCCGCCGACGCAGCCGATGACGACCTCGACGCACTCGGTCCGAAGCTGTACACGCGACGCGCCGATTTGCGCGGCCGTACGCCGATGCAGCGCGAGTATCTGAAGCAGATCGTTTCGCACGATGTCACCTTCGGCATCGGGCCGGCAGGTACGGGTAAAACGTACCTGGCCGTCGCCTGCGCGGTGGATGCGCTCGAGCGCGATCAGGTCAAGCGTATCGTGCTGACGCGCCCCGCCGTCGAAGCGGGCGAGCGTCTCGGGTTCCTGCCGGGCGATCTGGCGCAGAAGGTCGATCCGTATCTGCGTCCGCTGTACGACGCGCTGTACGACCTGCTCGGTTTCGACAAAACCGCCAAGATGTTCGAGCGGCAGATGATCGAAATCGCGCCGCTCGCGTACATGCGCGGCCGCACGCTGAACCACGCGTTCATCATCCTGGACGAGGCGCAGAACACCACGCCCGAACAGATGAAGATGTTCCTCACGCGGATCGGCTTCGGCTCGAAGGCCGTGGTCACCGGTGACACGACCCAGGTCGACTTGCCGCGCGGCCACAAGAGCGGGCTGATCGAAGCGCAGCAGGTACTGACAGACGTGCGCGGCATCGCCATGACGCGTTTCACCAGCGCTGACGTGGTGCGGCATCCGCTGGTCGCGCGAATTGTGGAGGCGTACGATGCGCATTCGCAGAAAGTCGCCAGCCCGGCGGATTCCCGCTGATTTGCGTCCATTGAGCATGCTTCTGATCCACACGCCTCACCAAGAAACCGCATGAGCCGCACCCCGAAACTGACGTTGAATCTGCAATTCCCCGCCGCCAAGGCCTTCCCGGAACACAAGGCGCTGCTGCCGCGCGCCACGGTGGCCGGCTGGATCAAGGCGGCGCTTTTCGCGGACGGCGAACTGACCGTGCGTTTCGTCGACGCCGAAGAAGGCCGCACGTTGAACCGCACGTATCGCGGCAAGGATTACTCGACCAACGTGCTGACCTTCGCGTACGCCGAATCGGAAGACGATCCGGTGTCGGGCGATCTGATCCTGTGCTGTCCGGTGGTCGAGAAAGAAGCCGCCGAGCAGGGCAAGCCGCTCGTCGCGCATTACGCGCATCTGCTGGTGCACGGTACGCTGCACGCGCAGGGCTACGACCACGAAGTCGAAGAAGAAGCCGAGGAAATGGAAGCGATCGAAACCGAGATTCTCGGCAAGCTCGGCTTTCCAGATCCTTATCAATAGGCTTCGATCACCCTTCACCGACCATTCGTTCGAACCATACCGTGAGCACATTCTCCCCAGAAGCCGACCTCCGATCACCCTGCCCGGACTATCCGCCGGCGCTCGGCGAGTCGCGGCTTCTGACGGACGACGAACTGCGCGCGTCGCTCGAATGCACGCTACGTGACTGGGACCGCAAGAGCGATCTCTGGCTGTTCGGCTACGGCTCGCTGATCTGGAATCCCGGCTTGCCCACCGTCGAGGCAACCCGTTCGAAGGTGCATGGCTATCACCGTGGGCTGTATTTGTGGTCGCGCGTGAATCGCGGCACGCCGGAGCAGCCGGGTCTCGTGCTCGCGCTCGACCGTGGCGGTTCGTGCACCGGCATCGCGTTCCGGCTGGCCGCTGAAGGCTCGGCGCCGCATCTCGACGCGCTGTGGCGCCGGGAGATGGCGATGGGCTCGTATCGTCCGGCGTGGCTGCCGTGCGTGCTCGCCGACGGCCGGCGCGTCGACGCGCTCGCGTTCGTAATGCGCCGCGACGTGCCGAGCTACACCGGCAAGTTGCGCGACGACGTCGTTAAAGCCGTGTTCGGCTGCGCGTGCGGCCGCTATGGAACCACGCTGGATTACGTCAGCCGTACCGTTCATGCGTTGCGTGAGAGCGGAATGCCCGATCGCGCGCTTGAAGCGCTGCTCAAGCGTTGTCGTGAGGAAAGCGATGACGCGGGTCGGCAAACCGGAGCGTCGAGCGGCGCTGCAACGGGGAGCTGAAGGCGTCGCGTTGCGGCGACGTGCGATGGTCGGCCAATGACTGTCCTTCGCCGATCCCGCGACAAAGCAAGCTCCAGCGCACTAACGAAGGCCGTGCCGCGAACAGTGCAGCGCGTTCGGTCCAGCGCTAAAAATCGAGCGGGTAACGGCACGGCGTATTGCTCAGCATGCGCCCAAAGCGCGCAATCGCCCACACCGCTCCTCCCGCACCTCACCTCCGCGAACAAGCTCCTGTCCGCGCCACTTTTTTGCTCAGAAACGCTTTTCCGCGCGTAATCAGTTAGGATTGACCCACGCGCTGTCCATCGCGACAGAGCACGACAAAGCCGCTTCAACCCGCTGCACCCCGGTTTCACCCATCGCCCAGCCCGTCGGAACACGGTTCCGCCATGTGCCTGGTGTATCCTTAATGCTCCGCAACAGCGCGTCCAGTCTTGCCGGGCGCACTACCATGAACGACACGTATCCCAGTCGAAGACAAACCGACAAACCGCAGGAAAAGCGCTCACTCCTCGAGCGTCTGACCGACTTCATCTCGCCCGAGCCCGACTCGCGCGCCGAACTTCTGGAAATTCTGCAGGACGCGCACGAGCGCAACCTGATCGACGCCGACTCGCTGTCGATGATCGAAGGCGTGTTCCAGGTCACCGAACTCAGCGCACGCGACATCATGGTGCCGCGCGCCCAAATGGACGCGATCAACATCGCGGACAATCCCGCCGAATTCATCCCCTACGTGCTGGAAAAAGCGCACTCGCGCTATCCGGTCTACGAAGGCAATCGCGACAACATCATCGGCGTGCTGCTGGCCAAAGACCTGCTGCGCTACTACGCCGAAGAAGAGTTCGACGTGCGCGGCATGCTGCGCCCCGCCGTGTTCATCCCCGAATCGAAGCGTCTGAACGTGCTGCTGCACGACTTCCGCGTGAATCGCAATCACCTCGCGGTGGTGGTCGACGAGTACGGCGGCGTGGCCGGTCTGATTACGATAGAAGACGTGCTGGAACAGATCGTCGGCGACATCGAGGACGAATACGATTTCGACGAGGAAAGCGGCAACATCATCGCGTCGCCGGACGGCCGGTTCCGCGTGCGTGCGCTGACCGAGATCGAGCAGTTCAACGAGGCATTCGGCACGCACTATCCGGACGACGAAGTCGACACGATCGGCGGACTCGTCACGCATCACTTCGGGCGCGTTCCGCATCGTGGCGAAAAAGTCCGCCTCGACGATCTGATCTTCGAGATTCTGCGCGGCGATGCCCGCCAGATTCACATGCTGCTGGTGCGCCGCGATCCGCTGGCTGGTCAGCGCGAGCGCGAAGCGCAGCACGTGCAGACCTGATCCGGTTGCTGGCCGCATCGTTTCACGCGGCTGGCTCGTGGCTGCTTTCGGTCCGCCCGCCGGCTGCTCATCGACGGCTTTCCCGCTTCCTGGCAGCACGTCCCGGCAGTCCCTTCGCAGCCTTTTCACTTTCCCAACTACTCACGCCGACCGCGCAACAATGGCCGACCCGATTACTACCCGTTCGCGCCCCGGCGTGAACGCTTCCGCCGCCGACGCGTCCCCCAACGCAGCGCGCAGTCGCAAGCTGCCTCGCTGGCATTACCTCTTCGCGCTCGTCGCTGGCGCGGCCAACACGCTTTCGTTCGCGCCGACGCCGCACGGCGGCTGGCTCCAGCTCGCCATCTTCGCGTTCTTCTTCGCGTGGCTCACGCGCACGACCAGCTGGAAAAGCGCCGCGCTGACAGGCGGCGCGTTCGGTTTCGGCAACTTCGTGACCGGCGTGTGGTGGCTGTACGTCAGCATGCACTACTACGGCGGCATGGCCGCGCCGCTCGCAGGCGCGGCGCTCGTGCTGTTCTCGCTATATCTGGCGGTTTATCCGGCGCTGGCAGCCGGGGTCTGGTCGTTCTGCGCGGGTCACGCGCGACACGGCTCGGCGGCTGACGATCTGCCGTTCTCGCCCACCTGGCATGGTGCTTTGGCGTTCGCGAGCGCGTGGGCGATCGGCGAATGGCTGCGCGGGACGGTGTTCACCGGCTTTCCGTGGCTCGCGAGCGGTTATGCGCAGGTGGATGGCCCGTTGGCCGGGTTTGCGCCTGTGGTCGGCGTGTATGGCGTCGGCTGGATGCTGGCGCTGGTGGCCGCGCTGATCGCCCAGGCGCTGTTACGGTTGTTGCGTTCGCGCCGGGCCGCGAGCGGCGTCGACGGTACTGCCGATATTGACGGCGCGCCCGCAAAACCAAACGCCGCAGCCATCGTGGTTCCGGCTGTCGTCGCCGTGGCGCTGATCGTCGCGGGCCTGCTGCTGCCGCTGGTCCAGTGGACCGTGCCGTCCAACGCGCCGCTGAAGGTGCGTCTGCTGCAAGGAAACGTCAAGCAGGAAATGAAGTTCGAGGAAGCGGGCATGCGCGCCGCCATCGATCAGTATCAGCAGATGATCACGTCGAAACCCGCCGACCTGATCGTCACGCCGGAAACCGCGATTCCGGTGCTCGCGCAGCAGTTGCCTGCGCCGTTTGCGTCGGCGGTGCGCGAGTTCGCGGATTCCACCGGCACGTCGATCCTGTTCGGCGCGATTGGCGGCACGATCACCCCGGAAGGGCAGGTGATCGACTATACGAACAGCCTGTTCGGCGTCACGCCGGGTTCGCACGACGTGTATCGCTACGACAAGCATCACCTTGTGCCGTTCGGCGAATTCGTGCCTTGGGGTTTCCGCTGGTTCGTCAATCTGATGAGTATTCCGCTCGGCGACTTCTATCGTGGCGCGCCGGTGCAGAAACCGTTCATGGTGCATAACCAGCCGGTGTCGGTGAACATCTGCTACGAAGACATCTTCGGCGAAGAGATCGCGCGCAATATTCGCGAAAGCGCGACGCCCGCCGGCGTGCTGGTCAACTCGACCAATCTCGCGTGGTTCGGCGACACGATCGCGCTCGACCAGCATCTGCAGATTGCCCGCATGCGCTCGCTGGAAACTGGCCGGCCGATGCTACGCGCGACCAACACCGGCATGACCGCCGCGATCGACGCAAACGGCCGGGTGATCGGCCGGCTCGCGCCCTACACGATCGGCTCGCTCGACGTCTCCGTACAAGGCACATCGGGCAACACGCCGTACGTGACGAGCGGAAATAACACCGTGCTGGCGGTTTCGCTGCTGTTGCTCGCGTTCGGCTTCGCGTTCGGGCCGGGCATTACGCGGCGACGCAGCGGGAAGTAAGTCGCAGGGAAACGTGCTCGTCATGCGCAACGCATGGCGAGCGCGAGTTGCAGGTTGCAACCTCCGAGTCGCAACTTTTGAGTTGCAAAACACCGGCCCCACCAAGCAACCCGCAAAAAAAATGCGCCTGCAGAGCAGGCGCATTTTCAATTCCATCACACTCTTCAAGCCAGATTTCCAGGAGCCTGGACCAGCCGGTTCAGCGCTCCGTCAACCTTCGACCGTCAAGCCGCCGGCACCGTATCGATAAACGATTGCCGCTGCGACAGCTTCTGCAAATGTTTGTCCAGATTCGGATGCGGTTCGCGCCAGTTCAACTCCGGCATGCGGAAGTCGAGATAAGCCAGCGCGCAACCCACGGCGATATCCGCGAGCGTGTAGTGATTGCCCGCGCACCAGGTCTTGCTACCCAGCCCCTGTGACATCGCCACCAGACCTTCTTCGATCTTGCGCTGCTGCCGCGCCACCCACGCATCCACGCGTTGCTCCGGCGTGCGCTGGGTGTTTTCGGCGCGGATCAGCACGGCTGCGTCCATCACGCCGTCTGCGAGCGCTTCCCAGCAACGCACTTCGAGCCGCTCACGCCCCGACGGGGGAATCAGCTTGCCGACCGGCGACAGCGTATCCACGTATTCGCAGATCACCCGCGAATCGAACACGGCTTCGCCATCTTCCATCACGAGGCAAGGAACCTTGCCGAGCGGATTGAAGGTGTGAATCTGGGTATCCGGTGCCCAGACATTCTCGGGCACCAGTTCGTAGTCGATCCTCTTGTCGGCCAGAACGATCCGCGCTTTACGCGCGAACGGACTGGCGAGCGAACCGATGAGTTTCATCATGACCATCTGCCTTTTCTTGAATCCGGCGAAAGTATAAGTGCTCGGAGGCCATCACGAGCGCAGCGCCACCGCTTCGCAACCCGCGTGGAGACTCGCTGTGGACGGATTGCAACATGCCGGCGGCCGTCCCGCCAACTGTATTTGCGCAAAATGACTCCGCGCATTGGGCGCTACAATCGCACGATGAACCAGCCGACCGAACCCACCCTCGCCATCGACGTTTACCGCACGCGCCGCGAGCGCGTACTCGCTGCGCTGCGCGCGGCGGGCGGCGGCGTCGCCATCGTTCCGACCGCGCCGGAAGCGGTGCGCAACCGGGACGCCGACTATCCGTACCGGCACGATAGCTACTTCTATTATCTGACCGGCTTCACCGAGCCCGAAGCGCTGCTGGTGCTCGACGCAAGCGCCGCGCCCGGCGAGCCCACGTCGATCCTGTTCTGCCGCGAGAAGAACGTCGAGCGGGAAACGTGGGAAGGCTTCCGGTTCGGCCCGGAAGGCGCGCGTGCCGCCTTCGGTTTCGACGCCGCATTCGCGTTCGGTGAGCTCGACGCGCAAGTGCCGCGACTGCTCGCCGACAAACCCTCGTTGCACTATGCGCTCGGCACGTCGGCGAAACTGGACGAACAGGTGCGCGGCTGGCTGGACGCGGTTCGCGCGCAAGGCCGCGGCGGCATCGCCGCGCCCGCCGAGGCGCGTGATCTGCTGCCCTTGCTCGACGACATGCGCCTGTTCAAGGACGACCACGAACTCGCGATCATGCGCCGCGCCGGACAGATTTCCGCGCAGGCGCATCGGCGCGCGATGGCCGCGTGCCATCCCGGCGTCCGTGAATACGAACTCGAAGCCGAATTGCTGTACACGTTCCGCAAATTCGGCGCGCAGGCACCGGCTTACACGTCGATCGTCGCGGCGGGCGCGAACGCCTGCGTGCTGCACTACGCGGCCGGCAACACGATTGCGCGGGACGGCGACCTGATTCTGATCGACGCCGCGTGCGAACTCGATGGCTATGCATCCGACATTACGCGCACGTTCCCGGCCAGCGGCCGCTTCTCGCCTGCGCAGCGCGAGTTGTACGACATCGTGCTGGCCGCGCAGTACGCCGCCGTCGATGCCACGCGCGCCGGCGCTACCTTCGACGATCCGCACCAGGCAGCCGTCCGTGTGCTGGCGCAGGGGCTGCTGGACACCGGCATCGTCGATCGCGCGAAATTCGCTTTGGTCGACGACGTGATCGCCGAGCGCGCCTACGCGCCGTTCTACATGCACCGCACTGGCCACTGGCTCGGCATGGACGTGCACGATTGCGGCGACTATCGCGAACGCGGTGCGCAGCGCGACGAAGCGGGCGCGTTGCCGTGGCGCACGCTGCAACCGTCGATGACGCTGACCATCGAGCCGGGTCTATACATCCGCCCGACTGAGGGCGTGCCAGAGCGCTACTGGAACATCGGTATCCGCATCGAGGACGACGCGGTCGTCACGCCGACCGGTTGCGAACTGCTCACGCGCGACGTGCCGGTCGAGGCCGATGAAATCGAAGCGCTGATGCAGGAAGCGCGCGCGGCGCATGGAACAGGGAAGTAATCGGCGATGAACGACGTTTCCCAGTCGACGGTGATTCTGAAACCCGCATCGGCCCGCCAGGCATTCGATTTCGACGTGACGATTGTCGGCGCCGGTCCGGTGGGGCTGGCGCTGGCCGGCTGGCTCGCGCGCCGCAGCGTGACGCGAGAGCTGAAGATCGCGCTGATCGACGCACGCGAGCCGGAAGATTCGATCGCCGATCCGCGGGCAATCGCCGTGTCGCAAGGCAGCCGGATGATTCTGGAGCCGCTGCGCTGGCCCGCCGACGCTACCGCGATCCAGCGCATTCACGTTTCGCAGCGTGGTCACTTTGGCCGCACGCTGATCGATCACAGCGAGCATGGCCTGCCTGCGCTCGGCTATGTGCTGCGCTACGGGTCGATCGTGCACGGGCTCGCCGAGGCTGTACACGCAAGCCCGGTGCACTGGTTCCGCTCGACGTCGGCGTCCACGCCGGTCCAGGAGGACGACGGCGTCACGCTGCCGATCGAAACCGCCGGCGTCACGCGTCGGCTGCGGACGCGGATTCTGGTGAATGCGGAAGGCGGCCTGTTCGGCGATCAGAAGTCGGGCAAGCGGAGCGCACACGGCGCCGATGATGCCGACAACGGCAAGGACACCGACGCCGACGCGATCGCCGACAAGAACGCCCGTAGCACGAAGCCAACCACCGGCGCCCGCGACTACGGCCAAACCGCGCTGGTCGGCACCGTCACCGTTTCGGCGCCGCAGCCGCATGTCGCGTGGGAGCGCTTCACGTCGCAAGGTCCGATCGCGTTGCTGCCGATGGGCGGCGTGCGCGGGGCGGATTACGCGCTGGTCTGGTGCTGCGCGCCCGACGAAGCCGCGCGCCGCTCGCAACTCTCCGACGACGAATTCCTGCGCGAACTCGGCGCAGCATTCGGCGACCGCATGGGCCGCTTCACGCAGATTCGCGGCCGCGCGTCGTTCCCATTGGGGCTGAACGCGGTCGATACGCTGGTGAACGGCCACATCGTCGCCATCGGCAATGCGGCGCAGACGCTGCATCCGGTGGCGGGTCAGGGCCTCAATCTGGGTTTGCGCGATGCGCATGCGCTGGCCGACGCGTTGTCGGCGGAAGGCCCCACGCCGGTTGCGCTCGCCACGTTCGCCCAACGCCGTGCGCTCGACCGCCGCATGACGATCGGCGCCACCGACACGCTCGCGCGCCTCTTCACGGTCGATTCGACCCCGCTCGCGATCATGCGCGGCCTGGCGCTCACCGCGCTCGAATTCGTGCCGCCCGTGAAAACCGCGCTCGCCCGCCAGATGATGTTCGGCCAACGTCGCTGAACACGCCGTCCGCGCTCGCGGCGCTGCCTTTTTAAGCAGCCAGAAGAAAGCTCCGCGAGCGCCGCCAACTCTATGAAATCGGCCACTTTCATAGAAGATTTAATGAGTTACGACCGACTCAAGTCCGATGCCGGCTAGCTGTTAACGCTAAAATAGCGGTTTTCCCTCGCATTTCGCGGTTCTCCGATTGTCAAAAAATCGACGGTCGGTTACGCGCGCGTCCACGTCATGCCCACTCTCGGCTCCCACAATCTGCGTAATAACCTGTTCGTCGCGCCCATGGCCGGCGTGACCGACCGTCCGTTCCGGCAACTGTGCAAACGGCTGGGCGCGGGCTATGCGGTATCGGAAATGGTCGCGTCGAACGCACAATTGTGGAAAAGCGAAAAGACCATGCGCCGCGCGAATCACACCGGCGAGGTCGAGCCGATTTCCGTGCAGATCGCCGGCGCCGATCCGGCGATGATGGCCGAAGCGGCCCGCTACAACGTGGCGAACGGCGCGCAGATCATCGACATCAACATGGGTTGTCCAGCCAAGAAGGTCTGCAACGTGGCGGCGGGTTCCGCGCTGCTGCAGAACGAGCCGCTGGTGCAGCGCATCGTCGAGGCGGTAGTCGGCGCGGTGGGCGTCGGGCCCGACGCGGTGCCCGTCACGCTGAAAATCCGCACCGGCTGGGACCGCGACAACAAAAATGCGCTTTCAGTCGCGCATCTGGCCGAAAACGCCGGCATTTCGATGCTGACCGTGCACGGCCGTACGCGCGCCGACCTGTACAAGGGCGACGCGGAATACGAGACCATCGCCGCCGTGAAAGCGTCGGTGCGCATTCCGGTCGTCGCCAACGGCGACATTACGTCGCCGCAAAAGGCCCGCGACGTGCTGGCCGCCACCGGCGCCGACGCGATCATGATCGGCCGCGCCGCGCAGGGCCGCCCGTGGCTGTTCCGCGAGATCGAATATTTCCTGCAAACGGGCGAGTTGCTGCCGCCGCCGCGCATCGACGAAATCCAGCAGGTCATGAACGAGCATCTCGAAGATCACTACGAGTTCTACGGGGAATTTACGGGCGTTCGCACTGCGCGTAAGCACATCGGCTGGTACACTCGCGGCCTTTCTGGCGCCAATGTGTTCCGGCATCGCATGAATACGCTGGACACCACGCGCGAACAACTCCTCGCCGTCAACGAGTTCTTTGACGCACAAAAGGCGATCTCA from the Paraburkholderia fungorum genome contains:
- the miaB gene encoding tRNA (N6-isopentenyl adenosine(37)-C2)-methylthiotransferase MiaB, which produces MTKKVYVKTFGCQMNEYDSDKMVDVLGAAEGLVKTDTPEDADVILFNTCSVREKAQEKVFSDLGRVRELKEANPNLIIGVGGCVASQEGAAIVARAPYVDLVFGPQTLHRLPQMIDQRRESGRAQVDISFPEIEKFDHLPPARVDGPSAFVSIMEGCSKYCSYCVVPYTRGEEVSRPLDDVLTEIAGLADQGVREVTLLGQNVNAYRAGLTLGSSDIADFATLIEYVADIPGIERIRYTTSHPKEFTQRLIDTYAKVPKLVSHLHLPVQHGSDRILMAMKRGYTVLEYKSVIRKLRAIRPDLSLSTDMIVGFPGETEEDFDKMMSLIHEMSYDTSFSFIYSPRPGTPAANLHDDTPHEVKLKRLHHLQATIEENVQRISESMVGKIERILVERPARKDPNELAGRTENNRVVNFPAPVASHARLIGQMVDVKIVHAYPHSLRGELVLVHDDAPATTH
- a CDS encoding PhoH family protein, translating into MKTAQQHLEFTAPREDNARLANLCGPLDENLRQIEQALDVTLQRRAHRITIRGRGAKLALTALENFYNNAREPLSVDDIQLALVEVRHPARHRPNGTHGDEAGDPRFAGNPDHPFDQPADAADDDLDALGPKLYTRRADLRGRTPMQREYLKQIVSHDVTFGIGPAGTGKTYLAVACAVDALERDQVKRIVLTRPAVEAGERLGFLPGDLAQKVDPYLRPLYDALYDLLGFDKTAKMFERQMIEIAPLAYMRGRTLNHAFIILDEAQNTTPEQMKMFLTRIGFGSKAVVTGDTTQVDLPRGHKSGLIEAQQVLTDVRGIAMTRFTSADVVRHPLVARIVEAYDAHSQKVASPADSR
- the ybeY gene encoding rRNA maturation RNase YbeY, producing MSRTPKLTLNLQFPAAKAFPEHKALLPRATVAGWIKAALFADGELTVRFVDAEEGRTLNRTYRGKDYSTNVLTFAYAESEDDPVSGDLILCCPVVEKEAAEQGKPLVAHYAHLLVHGTLHAQGYDHEVEEEAEEMEAIETEILGKLGFPDPYQ
- a CDS encoding gamma-glutamylcyclotransferase, coding for MSTFSPEADLRSPCPDYPPALGESRLLTDDELRASLECTLRDWDRKSDLWLFGYGSLIWNPGLPTVEATRSKVHGYHRGLYLWSRVNRGTPEQPGLVLALDRGGSCTGIAFRLAAEGSAPHLDALWRREMAMGSYRPAWLPCVLADGRRVDALAFVMRRDVPSYTGKLRDDVVKAVFGCACGRYGTTLDYVSRTVHALRESGMPDRALEALLKRCREESDDAGRQTGASSGAATGS
- a CDS encoding HlyC/CorC family transporter, producing MNDTYPSRRQTDKPQEKRSLLERLTDFISPEPDSRAELLEILQDAHERNLIDADSLSMIEGVFQVTELSARDIMVPRAQMDAINIADNPAEFIPYVLEKAHSRYPVYEGNRDNIIGVLLAKDLLRYYAEEEFDVRGMLRPAVFIPESKRLNVLLHDFRVNRNHLAVVVDEYGGVAGLITIEDVLEQIVGDIEDEYDFDEESGNIIASPDGRFRVRALTEIEQFNEAFGTHYPDDEVDTIGGLVTHHFGRVPHRGEKVRLDDLIFEILRGDARQIHMLLVRRDPLAGQREREAQHVQT
- the lnt gene encoding apolipoprotein N-acyltransferase, with product MADPITTRSRPGVNASAADASPNAARSRKLPRWHYLFALVAGAANTLSFAPTPHGGWLQLAIFAFFFAWLTRTTSWKSAALTGGAFGFGNFVTGVWWLYVSMHYYGGMAAPLAGAALVLFSLYLAVYPALAAGVWSFCAGHARHGSAADDLPFSPTWHGALAFASAWAIGEWLRGTVFTGFPWLASGYAQVDGPLAGFAPVVGVYGVGWMLALVAALIAQALLRLLRSRRAASGVDGTADIDGAPAKPNAAAIVVPAVVAVALIVAGLLLPLVQWTVPSNAPLKVRLLQGNVKQEMKFEEAGMRAAIDQYQQMITSKPADLIVTPETAIPVLAQQLPAPFASAVREFADSTGTSILFGAIGGTITPEGQVIDYTNSLFGVTPGSHDVYRYDKHHLVPFGEFVPWGFRWFVNLMSIPLGDFYRGAPVQKPFMVHNQPVSVNICYEDIFGEEIARNIRESATPAGVLVNSTNLAWFGDTIALDQHLQIARMRSLETGRPMLRATNTGMTAAIDANGRVIGRLAPYTIGSLDVSVQGTSGNTPYVTSGNNTVLAVSLLLLAFGFAFGPGITRRRSGK
- a CDS encoding glutathione S-transferase N-terminal domain-containing protein, yielding MMKLIGSLASPFARKARIVLADKRIDYELVPENVWAPDTQIHTFNPLGKVPCLVMEDGEAVFDSRVICEYVDTLSPVGKLIPPSGRERLEVRCWEALADGVMDAAVLIRAENTQRTPEQRVDAWVARQQRKIEEGLVAMSQGLGSKTWCAGNHYTLADIAVGCALAYLDFRMPELNWREPHPNLDKHLQKLSQRQSFIDTVPAA
- a CDS encoding aminopeptidase P N-terminal domain-containing protein; amino-acid sequence: MNQPTEPTLAIDVYRTRRERVLAALRAAGGGVAIVPTAPEAVRNRDADYPYRHDSYFYYLTGFTEPEALLVLDASAAPGEPTSILFCREKNVERETWEGFRFGPEGARAAFGFDAAFAFGELDAQVPRLLADKPSLHYALGTSAKLDEQVRGWLDAVRAQGRGGIAAPAEARDLLPLLDDMRLFKDDHELAIMRRAGQISAQAHRRAMAACHPGVREYELEAELLYTFRKFGAQAPAYTSIVAAGANACVLHYAAGNTIARDGDLILIDAACELDGYASDITRTFPASGRFSPAQRELYDIVLAAQYAAVDATRAGATFDDPHQAAVRVLAQGLLDTGIVDRAKFALVDDVIAERAYAPFYMHRTGHWLGMDVHDCGDYRERGAQRDEAGALPWRTLQPSMTLTIEPGLYIRPTEGVPERYWNIGIRIEDDAVVTPTGCELLTRDVPVEADEIEALMQEARAAHGTGK
- a CDS encoding UbiH/UbiF/VisC/COQ6 family ubiquinone biosynthesis hydroxylase translates to MNDVSQSTVILKPASARQAFDFDVTIVGAGPVGLALAGWLARRSVTRELKIALIDAREPEDSIADPRAIAVSQGSRMILEPLRWPADATAIQRIHVSQRGHFGRTLIDHSEHGLPALGYVLRYGSIVHGLAEAVHASPVHWFRSTSASTPVQEDDGVTLPIETAGVTRRLRTRILVNAEGGLFGDQKSGKRSAHGADDADNGKDTDADAIADKNARSTKPTTGARDYGQTALVGTVTVSAPQPHVAWERFTSQGPIALLPMGGVRGADYALVWCCAPDEAARRSQLSDDEFLRELGAAFGDRMGRFTQIRGRASFPLGLNAVDTLVNGHIVAIGNAAQTLHPVAGQGLNLGLRDAHALADALSAEGPTPVALATFAQRRALDRRMTIGATDTLARLFTVDSTPLAIMRGLALTALEFVPPVKTALARQMMFGQRR